TGTTGTTGgaatggaggaggaggttcGACATGGATCGGTCGCTGGCGCCTCTGTCAACACATTATGTAATGTTATTGGGGCAGGTGTGCTCTCTCTACCACTAGCAATGCATGAGGCATCTATTGTCGGTGGATTTACGCTGATGTTGTTTATGGCGCTGCTGGGAGGTCTTGCAGCGTTTATGGTCATTATGGGATGTGAAGCAACGCAGCGGTTTTCCTTTGCTGAAGTAGTAGCGCACGCCCTGTTCCCATCTTACACATTCGAGGATTTTTGTACGAAGGTGGGTAAACTGGCACTTCATGACCTTGGTTGTGTGGGGGGTGGCGCAATGGAAACGGAGGAACTGCATCGCAAACACAAGGAGAGGGAGGCGGTAAGCAGACGTAAACGTCGGGCTGTGATTGTTCTTCTTGAGCTATTGGTGTTTATTAACAACTATGGAACGCTTATCATATATTCTCGGGTCATTGGTGACTCCATACCTCCGGTCGTGAGCAGCCTCCTGCACACCTCTGGCATTATTGCTACCAGAACCTTTTGGCTGGTTACGTCCGGggtcattttcttcttgctcAGCTGCGTCCGGCATATGGACGAACTCAAGTGGACTTCTTTTCTGGGATTTATCACTATATTGTACATAGTCGTCATCGTTGTCGTACGTTATGTCACCAGTCTACAAAATCCCCCATACCCCGATGTGGACCCTGCCGCGCTTGAGGGAATCAACTGGTGTAAAATTAGTGTGAACATACTTCGCAGCGTATCAACATACAGCATTGCCTTTTCCTATCATAGCAACATTCCCTACTTTTATCGGGAGCTAAGGAACCGCAAACCCCACACGATGCTCAAAAGCGTCTATATTGCGTTTCCCATTGTTACAGTGTGCTACGCTACGACAGGTTTCTTTGGCTACTTGACATTTGGTACGTTAGTCGCCAGTCCCGCTGCCGGTGGTGACATTGTGCGAAATTACCCAGCGGACGATTTATTGGTTAATATCGGGCGTTTTGGACTCTTTCTACATTTTGCCTGTGTCTATCCCATTCTTTCGGTGTGCGCAAGGCGCGGTCTTCACCGAGTTATTATGCATGCACTAACTTGGAACCGTCTGAGCACCCCAGACGAGGAGGACGAAACCCCACCAGCGAATGAAACTACCAAGTACTACTCCACAGACCACAGGTATAAAATGTCGGGAGGCAGTGATGAATTGCCTTTGAGCGATGACGCTGACAGAGATGTTGGCTCTCCGGAAGACACCACCACTCTAGCTATTGTTTTGGAGGCGCTCTTCATTGTGTGCACATCTGTGGTGCTCGCCGCTTACATCTCCGGTATATCCGTCGTGATTGACTTCCTTGGAACACTCCTCGGGACGGTTATGATGTTTACCGTCCCTGGCTTCACAGGTTGGTGTATCTTATCACGTGCGTCGCCGCTTGGTGGTTCTACTGTGGTTTCGCACACCCGCCTCTTCATGGTTCTTACCTTCCTACTCGTGGTGATGGGAATTGCTTGCACATCGCTGGGTTTGCTGTTTCTTATCAAACAGTACGTCCTTCCTGCTTTGTAACTCCTTCAATGCCAAGCGCGCCTTTTACTTTTAGCCGCTGCTATTCAGAAAGCCGACTCTTGACtcccttctttcatttgttatTCGGTGTGTGAAACCGATGAAGGTTGTTCAAGCCACCCCTCCTCGTACAAGGGAGATTCCTTACGGAATGGGAGAGAAGGGcagagagtgtgtgtgtgggtttcAACATTCTAATTGACGATTTGTGtgccccatttttttttttttttcgttgccaCTCACCCCACGTTTGGACGGTTCCGCTCGATTAGGTGTCTATTTGACTTACTTTTACGCTATGAAGGTTTTGTAGCTGCATCCACCGGCTGCTAACGTGTACCcatgttgtttttcctttgatgTCATGCCTTGTTCATACCCAATTTTGCGGTCGATGAAAACTGAcaccttactttttttttttacgtatATTTGTGCACTTAATTTTCTCTATGGCAATTAAAACCCGACAACCAACCATAAATTACTTATTCTATGGATTTACTAGACGTTTACGAGAACATTGGTATAGAACTACCCGTCGTTTTCGGCGCTTGTCTG
This region of Trypanosoma brucei gambiense DAL972 chromosome 10, complete sequence genomic DNA includes:
- a CDS encoding amino acid transporter, putative, which encodes MHSVHESLLGDDAAARNNGRQSTINRISMLVAQRLSVVGMEEEVRHGSVAGASVNTLCNVIGAGVLSLPLAMHEASIVGGFTLMLFMALLGGLAAFMVIMGCEATQRFSFAEVVAHALFPSYTFEDFCTKVGKLALHDLGCVGGGAMETEELHRKHKEREAVSRRKRRAVIVLLELLVFINNYGTLIIYSRVIGDSIPPVVSSLLHTSGIIATRTFWLVTSGVIFFLLSCVRHMDELKWTSFLGFITILYIVVIVVVRYVTSLQNPPYPDVDPAALEGINWCKISVNILRSVSTYSIAFSYHSNIPYFYRELRNRKPHTMLKSVYIAFPIVTVCYATTGFFGYLTFGTLVASPAAGGDIVRNYPADDLLVNIGRFGLFLHFACVYPILSVCARRGLHRVIMHALTWNRLSTPDEEDETPPANETTKYYSTDHRYKMSGGSDELPLSDDADRDVGSPEDTTTLAIVLEALFIVCTSVVLAAYISGISVVIDFLGTLLGTVMMFTVPGFTGWCILSRASPLGGSTVVSHTRLFMVLTFLLVVMGIACTSLGLLFLIKQYVLPAL